A stretch of the Glycine soja cultivar W05 chromosome 13, ASM419377v2, whole genome shotgun sequence genome encodes the following:
- the LOC114382539 gene encoding paired amphipathic helix protein Sin3-like 2 isoform X1, with translation MKRARDDMYPASQFKRPFASSRADSYGQNQVPGSGGGGGGGNGGVVGGGANTSQKLTTNDALSYLKEVKDMFQDQREKYDMFLEVMKDFKAQRTDTAGVIKRVKELFKGHNNLIFGFNTFLPKGYEITLDEDEAPPKKTVEFEEAISFVNKIKKRFQNDELVYKSFLDILNMYRKEHKDIGEVYSEVATLFKDHRDLLEEFTRFLPDTSAAPSTQHAPYIRNSLHRFNERGSMAPMIRQMPADKAQRYRRDRLPSHDRDHDMSAERPELDDDKTMMNIHKEQRKRESRERRMRDQDEREHDLDNNRDLNLQRFPDKKKSVKKAEGFGMYSQAFSFCEKVKEKLSSSDDYQTFLKCLHIFSNGIIKRNDLQNLVTDLLGKHSDLMDEFNDFLERCENIDGFLAGVMSKKSLSTDAHLSRSSKLEDKDKEHKRDMDGAKEKERYREKYMGKSIQELDLSDCKRCTPSYRLLPADYPIPTASQRSELGAQVLNDHWVSVTSGSEDYSFKHMRRNQYEESLFRCEDDRYELDMLLESVSSAAKKAEELYNNINENKIGMETLNRIEDHFTVLNLRCIERLYGDHGLDVIDILRKNPTHALPVILTRLKQKQEEWSKCRSDFNKVWAEIYAKNHYKSLDHRSFYFKQQDSKNLSTKSLVTEIKEIKEKQQKEDDIIQSIAAGNKQPLIPHLEFEYSDVGIHEDLYKLVCYSCEELFSSKELLNKIMRLWSTFLEPMLGVPSQSHGTERAEDRKTGHNVRNFGAPNIGGDGSPRGDSLLMNSRVPKSDKNEADGRVTEVKNVHRTTVASNDKENGSVGGELVSRDDPLMDKGQKNVEYNDKASGFSKQFTSDEQGAKNNVSIAIRGENSLNRTNLDVSPGRALTPSRPTDVDDSVSKSQGVNAPSVEGCDMATPVPVANGVLSESSKVKTHDESVGPCKIEKEEGELSPNGDSEEDNIVAYGDSNVQSMAKSKHNIERRKYQSRNGEDESCPEAGGDNDADADDEDSENVSEAGEDVSGSESAGDECFREDHEEEEDIEHDDVDGKAESEGEAEGICDAQAGGDGTSLPLSERFLSSVKPLTKHVSAVSFVEEMKDSRVFYGNDDFYVFFRLHQALYERLLSAKTHSMSAEMKWKAKDASSPDPYSRFINALYNLLDGSAENAKFEDECRAIIGNQSYVLFTLDKLIYKLVRQLQTVATDEVDNKLLQLYEYEKSRKPGKLNDSVYHANAHVILHEENIYRLQCSSTPSRLSIQLMDNMNEKPELFAVSIDPNFSFYLHNDFLSVFPNKKEPHGIILHRNKRQYGKLDELSAICSAMEGVKVINGLECKIACSSSKISYVLDTQDFFFRPRKKRRTPSGTTTSRFRRDREERFRKLLACS, from the exons ATGAAGAGGGCAAGGGATGATATGTATCCTGCCTCTCAATTCAAACGCCCCTTTGCTTCATCACGTGCTGATTC CTATGGACAAAACCAAGTCCCTGGAAGCGGAGGGGGAGGAGGAGGTGGCAATGGAGGTGTTGTTGGCGGGGGAGCAAATACTTCCCAAAAGCTTACTACCAATGATGCTTTATCCTATTTGAAGGAAGTTAAAGACATGTTTCAGGACCAAAGAGAGAAGTACGACATGTTCCTTGAGGTCATGAAAGATTTCAAGGCCCAACG GACTGACACTGCCGGTGTCATAAAAAGGGTGAAGGAGTTATTCAAAGGGCACAACAATTTGATTTTTGGATTTAATACATTCCTGCCAAAAGGTTATGAGATAACGCTTGATGAGGATGAGGCTCCTCCAAAGAAAACTGTTGAATTTGAAGAAGCAATCAGCTTTGTGAACAAGATAAAG AAACGATTCCAAAATGATGAGCTTGTTTACAAATCATTCTTGGACATTTTAAATATGTACCGCAAAGAGCATAAGGACATTGGTGAGGTTTATAGTGAG gtTGCTACCCTTTTTAAGGACCATCGAGATTTGCTCGAGGAGTTCACTAGATTCTTACCAGATACTTCTGCTGCACCTTCCACACAGCATGCTCCATATATTCGAAATTCATTGCATCGCTTCAATGAGCGGGGTTCTATGGCCCCTATGATCCGCCAAATGCCAGCTGACAAGGCA CAACGTTATCGACGAGACAGGCTTCCTTCTCACGATCGTGATCATGATATGAGTGCTGAACGCCCTGAGCTGGATGATGACAAGACAATGATGAACATACACAAGGAGCAGAGGAAGCGTGAAAGTAGGGAGAGGAGAATGCGTGATCAAGATGAGAGAGAACATGATCTTGATAACAACAGGGATTTGAACTTGCAACGCTTTCCTGACAAAAAGAAATCTGTCAAGAAGGCTGAAGGTTTTG GCATGTATAGTCAAGCATTCAGTTTCTGTGAGAAAGTTAAGGAGAAGTTGAGCAGTTCTGATGATTACCAAACGTTCTTGAAGTGCCTTCATATTTTCAGCAATGGAATAATTAAAAggaatgatttgcaaaatttg GTAACTGATTTACTCGGAAAGCATTCGGATCTTATGGATGAATTCAATGATTTCTTGGAGCGTTGTGAAAATATTG ATGGATTCCTTGCTGGTGTCATGAGTAAAA AGTCGCTGTCTACTGATGCTCATTTATCAAGATCATCAAAATTGGAGGACAAGGACAAAGAGCACAAGCGCGATATGGATGGAGCTAAAGAGAAGGAAAGATACAGGGAGAAATACATGGGAAAATCAATTCAAGAACTTGACCTTAGTGACTGTAAACGTTGCACTCCCAGCTACCGACTTCTGCCTGCAGAT TATCCAATTCCTACAGCTAGTCAGAGATCCGAGCTTGGTGCTCAAGTCTTGAATGACCATTGGGTATCTGTGACTTCTGGAAGTGAGGATTACTCTTTCAAACATATGCGCAGAAATCAGTATGAAGAGAGCTTGTTCAGATGTGAAGATGACAG aTATGAGCTGGACATGTTATTAGAGTCTGTGAGTTCAGCTGCTAAAAAAGCAGAGGAATTGTATAATAacatcaatgaaaataaaattggcATGGAGACTCTGAACCGTATTGAAGATCACTTTACTG TTCTGAATTTAAGGTGCATTGAACGTTTATACGGTGATCATGGTCTGGATGTTATAGACATATTGCGTAAAAACCCAACCCATGCCCTGCCTGTAATATTGACTCGACTGAAGCAGAAGCAAGAGGAGTGGAGTAAGTGTCGTTCAGATTTCAATAAAGTATGGGCTGAAATTTATGCTAAAAATCACTACAAATCACTTGATCATCGTAGCTTCTACTTCAAACAGCAAGATTCAAAGAACTTGAGCACCAAAt CTTTGGTTACTgagattaaagaaattaaagaaaagcaGCAGAAAGAGGATGATATTATTCAGTCTATTGCAGCTGGAAATAAACAGCCTCTAATTCCACATCTGGAATTTGAATATTCTGATGTTGGGATTCATGAAGACCTGTATAAACTTGTTTGTTATTCATGTGAGGAGTTATTCTCAAGTAAGGagttgttaaataaaattatgaggCTCTGGAGTACCTTCTTGGAGCCAATGCTTGGTGTTCCTTCCCAATCTCATGGAACAGAAAGGGCCGAGGACAGAAAAACTGGGCATAATGTTCGCAATTTTGGTGCACCAAATATCGGGGGTGATGGAAGTCCCCGTGGAGACTCTCTTTTAATGAATTCAAGGGTACCAAAATCTGATAAGAATGAAGCTGATGGTAGAGTAACTGAAGTGAAGAATGTTCACCGGACTACTGTGGCATCCAATGATAAAGAAAATGGGTCTGTTGGTGGCGAACTTGTTAGTAGAGATGATCCTTTAATGGATAAAGGACAGAAAAATGTAGAATACAATGATAAAGCTTCTGGATTTAGCAAACAATTTACCTCTGATGAGCAAGGAGCTAAAAACAATGTATCAATTGCAATTAGAGGAGAAAACAGCCTGAACAGAACTAACTTAGATGTGTCTCCAG gccGTGCCCTTACTCCATCGCGACCTACTGATGTTGATGACTCTGTATCCAAGTCTCAGGGTGTTAATGCACCATCGGTGGAG GGATGTGACATGGCAACTCCAGTACCAGTGGCCAATGGTGTTCTAAGTGAGAGCAGTAAAGTTAAAACTCACGATGAATCAGTTGGGCCTTGCAAAATTGAAAAGGAAGAGGgtgaattgtcaccaaatggtGACTCTGAGGAGGATAACATTGTTGCTTATGGAGATTCAAATGTGCAATCAATGGCCAAGTCAAAGCACAACATTGAAAGAAGGAAATATCAGTCTAGAAATGGAGAGGATGAATCTTGTCCTGAGGCTGGAGGTGACAATGATGCAGATGCAGATGATGAGGACAGTGAAAATGTTTCTGAAGCTGGTGAAGATGTCTCAGGCAGTGAATCTGCTGGTGATGAATGCTTCCGTGAAGATCATGAAGAGGAGGAGGATATAGAACATGATGATGTTGATGGTAAGGCTGAGAGTGAAGGTGAAGCTGAGGGGATATGTGATGCACAAGCAGGAGGAGATGGCACATCTTTGCCATTGTCAGAGAGGTTCCTTTCATCTGTGAAACCTCTCACAAAgcatgtatcagcagtttcatTTGTCGAAGAAATGAAGGACTCAAGGGTGTTCTATGGAAATGATGACTTCTATGTGTTTTTTAGACTTCATCAA GCTCTTTATGAGAGGCTCTTATCAGCAAAAACACATTCAATGAGCGCAGAAATGAAATGGAAAGCAAAAGATGCTAGTTCACCAGATCCTTATTCAAG ATTTATCAATGCATTGTACAACTTGCTTGATGGATCTGCCGAAAATGCAAAGTTTGAAGATGAATGCCGGGCAATTATTGGGAACCAGTCATATGTGTTATTCACATTGGACAAGTTAATATACAAATTGGTCAGACAG CTTCAAACTGTCGCAACCGATGAGGTAGACAATAAGCTTCTCCAATTATATGAATATGAAAAGTCTCGCAAGCCTGGGAAGTTAAATGATTCTGTATATCATGCAAATGCTCATGTCATCCTTCATGAGGAGAATATATATCGTTTACAATGT TCCTCTACCCCCTCACGACTATCCATCCAGCTCATGGACAATATGAATGAAAAGCCTGAGTTGTTTGCCGTTTCCATTGATCCaaatttctctttttatctGCACAATGATTTTCTGTCTGTCTTTCCCAACAAAAAGGAGCCCCATGGCATCATACTGCATAG AAACAAACGCCAATATGGAAAATTAGATGAGCTTTCTGCAATATGCTCTGCCATGGAAGGTGTTAAAGTAATTAATGGATTGGAATGTAAGATAGCTTGCAGCTCATCTAAG atttcttatgttcttgACACACAAGATTTTTTCTTCCGACCAAGAAAGAAAAGACGAACGCCTTCAGGGACCACAACCTCTCGGTTCCGCAGGGACAGAGAGGAAAGATTCCGCAAATTGTTGGCATGCTCGTAA
- the LOC114382539 gene encoding paired amphipathic helix protein Sin3-like 2 isoform X3 produces MKRARDDMYPASQFKRPFASSRADSYGQNQVPGSGGGGGGGNGGVVGGGANTSQKLTTNDALSYLKEVKDMFQDQREKYDMFLEVMKDFKAQRTDTAGVIKRVKELFKGHNNLIFGFNTFLPKGYEITLDEDEAPPKKTVEFEEAISFVNKIKKRFQNDELVYKSFLDILNMYRKEHKDIGEVYSEVATLFKDHRDLLEEFTRFLPDTSAAPSTQHAPYIRNSLHRFNERGSMAPMIRQMPADKAQRYRRDRLPSHDRDHDMSAERPELDDDKTMMNIHKEQRKRESRERRMRDQDEREHDLDNNRDLNLQRFPDKKKSVKKAEGMYSQAFSFCEKVKEKLSSSDDYQTFLKCLHIFSNGIIKRNDLQNLVTDLLGKHSDLMDEFNDFLERCENIDGFLAGVMSKKSLSTDAHLSRSSKLEDKDKEHKRDMDGAKEKERYREKYMGKSIQELDLSDCKRCTPSYRLLPADYPIPTASQRSELGAQVLNDHWVSVTSGSEDYSFKHMRRNQYEESLFRCEDDRYELDMLLESVSSAAKKAEELYNNINENKIGMETLNRIEDHFTVLNLRCIERLYGDHGLDVIDILRKNPTHALPVILTRLKQKQEEWSKCRSDFNKVWAEIYAKNHYKSLDHRSFYFKQQDSKNLSTKSLVTEIKEIKEKQQKEDDIIQSIAAGNKQPLIPHLEFEYSDVGIHEDLYKLVCYSCEELFSSKELLNKIMRLWSTFLEPMLGVPSQSHGTERAEDRKTGHNVRNFGAPNIGGDGSPRGDSLLMNSRVPKSDKNEADGRVTEVKNVHRTTVASNDKENGSVGGELVSRDDPLMDKGQKNVEYNDKASGFSKQFTSDEQGAKNNVSIAIRGENSLNRTNLDVSPGRALTPSRPTDVDDSVSKSQGVNAPSVEGCDMATPVPVANGVLSESSKVKTHDESVGPCKIEKEEGELSPNGDSEEDNIVAYGDSNVQSMAKSKHNIERRKYQSRNGEDESCPEAGGDNDADADDEDSENVSEAGEDVSGSESAGDECFREDHEEEEDIEHDDVDGKAESEGEAEGICDAQAGGDGTSLPLSERFLSSVKPLTKHVSAVSFVEEMKDSRVFYGNDDFYVFFRLHQALYERLLSAKTHSMSAEMKWKAKDASSPDPYSRFINALYNLLDGSAENAKFEDECRAIIGNQSYVLFTLDKLIYKLVRQLQTVATDEVDNKLLQLYEYEKSRKPGKLNDSVYHANAHVILHEENIYRLQCSSTPSRLSIQLMDNMNEKPELFAVSIDPNFSFYLHNDFLSVFPNKKEPHGIILHRNKRQYGKLDELSAICSAMEGVKVINGLECKIACSSSKISYVLDTQDFFFRPRKKRRTPSGTTTSRFRRDREERFRKLLACS; encoded by the exons ATGAAGAGGGCAAGGGATGATATGTATCCTGCCTCTCAATTCAAACGCCCCTTTGCTTCATCACGTGCTGATTC CTATGGACAAAACCAAGTCCCTGGAAGCGGAGGGGGAGGAGGAGGTGGCAATGGAGGTGTTGTTGGCGGGGGAGCAAATACTTCCCAAAAGCTTACTACCAATGATGCTTTATCCTATTTGAAGGAAGTTAAAGACATGTTTCAGGACCAAAGAGAGAAGTACGACATGTTCCTTGAGGTCATGAAAGATTTCAAGGCCCAACG GACTGACACTGCCGGTGTCATAAAAAGGGTGAAGGAGTTATTCAAAGGGCACAACAATTTGATTTTTGGATTTAATACATTCCTGCCAAAAGGTTATGAGATAACGCTTGATGAGGATGAGGCTCCTCCAAAGAAAACTGTTGAATTTGAAGAAGCAATCAGCTTTGTGAACAAGATAAAG AAACGATTCCAAAATGATGAGCTTGTTTACAAATCATTCTTGGACATTTTAAATATGTACCGCAAAGAGCATAAGGACATTGGTGAGGTTTATAGTGAG gtTGCTACCCTTTTTAAGGACCATCGAGATTTGCTCGAGGAGTTCACTAGATTCTTACCAGATACTTCTGCTGCACCTTCCACACAGCATGCTCCATATATTCGAAATTCATTGCATCGCTTCAATGAGCGGGGTTCTATGGCCCCTATGATCCGCCAAATGCCAGCTGACAAGGCA CAACGTTATCGACGAGACAGGCTTCCTTCTCACGATCGTGATCATGATATGAGTGCTGAACGCCCTGAGCTGGATGATGACAAGACAATGATGAACATACACAAGGAGCAGAGGAAGCGTGAAAGTAGGGAGAGGAGAATGCGTGATCAAGATGAGAGAGAACATGATCTTGATAACAACAGGGATTTGAACTTGCAACGCTTTCCTGACAAAAAGAAATCTGTCAAGAAGGCTGAAG GCATGTATAGTCAAGCATTCAGTTTCTGTGAGAAAGTTAAGGAGAAGTTGAGCAGTTCTGATGATTACCAAACGTTCTTGAAGTGCCTTCATATTTTCAGCAATGGAATAATTAAAAggaatgatttgcaaaatttg GTAACTGATTTACTCGGAAAGCATTCGGATCTTATGGATGAATTCAATGATTTCTTGGAGCGTTGTGAAAATATTG ATGGATTCCTTGCTGGTGTCATGAGTAAAA AGTCGCTGTCTACTGATGCTCATTTATCAAGATCATCAAAATTGGAGGACAAGGACAAAGAGCACAAGCGCGATATGGATGGAGCTAAAGAGAAGGAAAGATACAGGGAGAAATACATGGGAAAATCAATTCAAGAACTTGACCTTAGTGACTGTAAACGTTGCACTCCCAGCTACCGACTTCTGCCTGCAGAT TATCCAATTCCTACAGCTAGTCAGAGATCCGAGCTTGGTGCTCAAGTCTTGAATGACCATTGGGTATCTGTGACTTCTGGAAGTGAGGATTACTCTTTCAAACATATGCGCAGAAATCAGTATGAAGAGAGCTTGTTCAGATGTGAAGATGACAG aTATGAGCTGGACATGTTATTAGAGTCTGTGAGTTCAGCTGCTAAAAAAGCAGAGGAATTGTATAATAacatcaatgaaaataaaattggcATGGAGACTCTGAACCGTATTGAAGATCACTTTACTG TTCTGAATTTAAGGTGCATTGAACGTTTATACGGTGATCATGGTCTGGATGTTATAGACATATTGCGTAAAAACCCAACCCATGCCCTGCCTGTAATATTGACTCGACTGAAGCAGAAGCAAGAGGAGTGGAGTAAGTGTCGTTCAGATTTCAATAAAGTATGGGCTGAAATTTATGCTAAAAATCACTACAAATCACTTGATCATCGTAGCTTCTACTTCAAACAGCAAGATTCAAAGAACTTGAGCACCAAAt CTTTGGTTACTgagattaaagaaattaaagaaaagcaGCAGAAAGAGGATGATATTATTCAGTCTATTGCAGCTGGAAATAAACAGCCTCTAATTCCACATCTGGAATTTGAATATTCTGATGTTGGGATTCATGAAGACCTGTATAAACTTGTTTGTTATTCATGTGAGGAGTTATTCTCAAGTAAGGagttgttaaataaaattatgaggCTCTGGAGTACCTTCTTGGAGCCAATGCTTGGTGTTCCTTCCCAATCTCATGGAACAGAAAGGGCCGAGGACAGAAAAACTGGGCATAATGTTCGCAATTTTGGTGCACCAAATATCGGGGGTGATGGAAGTCCCCGTGGAGACTCTCTTTTAATGAATTCAAGGGTACCAAAATCTGATAAGAATGAAGCTGATGGTAGAGTAACTGAAGTGAAGAATGTTCACCGGACTACTGTGGCATCCAATGATAAAGAAAATGGGTCTGTTGGTGGCGAACTTGTTAGTAGAGATGATCCTTTAATGGATAAAGGACAGAAAAATGTAGAATACAATGATAAAGCTTCTGGATTTAGCAAACAATTTACCTCTGATGAGCAAGGAGCTAAAAACAATGTATCAATTGCAATTAGAGGAGAAAACAGCCTGAACAGAACTAACTTAGATGTGTCTCCAG gccGTGCCCTTACTCCATCGCGACCTACTGATGTTGATGACTCTGTATCCAAGTCTCAGGGTGTTAATGCACCATCGGTGGAG GGATGTGACATGGCAACTCCAGTACCAGTGGCCAATGGTGTTCTAAGTGAGAGCAGTAAAGTTAAAACTCACGATGAATCAGTTGGGCCTTGCAAAATTGAAAAGGAAGAGGgtgaattgtcaccaaatggtGACTCTGAGGAGGATAACATTGTTGCTTATGGAGATTCAAATGTGCAATCAATGGCCAAGTCAAAGCACAACATTGAAAGAAGGAAATATCAGTCTAGAAATGGAGAGGATGAATCTTGTCCTGAGGCTGGAGGTGACAATGATGCAGATGCAGATGATGAGGACAGTGAAAATGTTTCTGAAGCTGGTGAAGATGTCTCAGGCAGTGAATCTGCTGGTGATGAATGCTTCCGTGAAGATCATGAAGAGGAGGAGGATATAGAACATGATGATGTTGATGGTAAGGCTGAGAGTGAAGGTGAAGCTGAGGGGATATGTGATGCACAAGCAGGAGGAGATGGCACATCTTTGCCATTGTCAGAGAGGTTCCTTTCATCTGTGAAACCTCTCACAAAgcatgtatcagcagtttcatTTGTCGAAGAAATGAAGGACTCAAGGGTGTTCTATGGAAATGATGACTTCTATGTGTTTTTTAGACTTCATCAA GCTCTTTATGAGAGGCTCTTATCAGCAAAAACACATTCAATGAGCGCAGAAATGAAATGGAAAGCAAAAGATGCTAGTTCACCAGATCCTTATTCAAG ATTTATCAATGCATTGTACAACTTGCTTGATGGATCTGCCGAAAATGCAAAGTTTGAAGATGAATGCCGGGCAATTATTGGGAACCAGTCATATGTGTTATTCACATTGGACAAGTTAATATACAAATTGGTCAGACAG CTTCAAACTGTCGCAACCGATGAGGTAGACAATAAGCTTCTCCAATTATATGAATATGAAAAGTCTCGCAAGCCTGGGAAGTTAAATGATTCTGTATATCATGCAAATGCTCATGTCATCCTTCATGAGGAGAATATATATCGTTTACAATGT TCCTCTACCCCCTCACGACTATCCATCCAGCTCATGGACAATATGAATGAAAAGCCTGAGTTGTTTGCCGTTTCCATTGATCCaaatttctctttttatctGCACAATGATTTTCTGTCTGTCTTTCCCAACAAAAAGGAGCCCCATGGCATCATACTGCATAG AAACAAACGCCAATATGGAAAATTAGATGAGCTTTCTGCAATATGCTCTGCCATGGAAGGTGTTAAAGTAATTAATGGATTGGAATGTAAGATAGCTTGCAGCTCATCTAAG atttcttatgttcttgACACACAAGATTTTTTCTTCCGACCAAGAAAGAAAAGACGAACGCCTTCAGGGACCACAACCTCTCGGTTCCGCAGGGACAGAGAGGAAAGATTCCGCAAATTGTTGGCATGCTCGTAA